One Candidatus Cybelea sp. DNA segment encodes these proteins:
- a CDS encoding hydantoinase/oxoprolinase family protein, whose amino-acid sequence MRSLRVGIDVGGTFTDLVAVESWSGRTVTHKLASTPREPQRAVCDGLARLLAQYDPPPAIELLAHSTTIATNALLGQIGLELPRAGLVTTAGFRDVIEIGRQNRSEIYNLFVRRPRPLVAREDRLTVRERIDYRGQILLELDESEVRRVCAELGARNVAAVAVCLLHSYANDVHERLLAQAISAALPAARVMYSSQIDPQYREYERFSTTVVNAVLAPIVEAYLERLARDLRRRGVSTTLLVMRSDGGLATAQRIRSLPAAIIESGPAGGVIATAALGKQIGDARLLSFDMGGTTAKAGAVVDGVVQVAGEFEAAGATHSGRAVKGSGYPVRFPFVDLAEVSAGGGTIAWRDAPGVLHVGPLSAGADPGPACYGRSDRATVTDANVVLGRLNPSALLGGAFPIDAARARAAIESVAEPAGLSVEAMALGIVAIVDHAMAKVLRIVTVERGIDPRGFTLCAFGGGGPLHACALAEELGIARVVVPAHPGLFSAIGLLDAMLVETELHPVLQTTAQMDHRAVERWFARSESRAAQALAVQGARPENIAFRRQYDARYQGQSFELTIEHDASPEAIAARFHDAHRARYGYDVRSESVELVNAKLTGVGSLPFVRDFDAGPQARGGDRDGAAARKVYVAGGFVDVPVLQRALLADGRRVDGPAIVEDYDSTTYVPPEWSLAVDGEMLRLERQVA is encoded by the coding sequence GTGCGCTCGCTTCGCGTCGGAATCGACGTCGGCGGCACCTTTACCGATCTCGTCGCCGTCGAATCGTGGAGCGGGCGAACGGTAACCCACAAGCTCGCGAGCACGCCGCGGGAGCCTCAACGTGCGGTCTGCGACGGGCTCGCGCGCCTTCTCGCGCAGTACGATCCGCCGCCGGCAATCGAGCTGCTCGCGCACTCGACGACGATCGCGACCAACGCCCTGCTCGGGCAAATCGGTCTCGAGCTCCCGCGAGCGGGGCTCGTCACCACCGCGGGTTTTCGCGACGTCATCGAGATCGGACGCCAAAACCGCAGCGAGATATACAATCTCTTCGTTCGCCGCCCGCGGCCGCTGGTGGCGCGCGAGGACCGGTTAACGGTTCGCGAACGCATCGACTATCGCGGTCAGATTCTGCTCGAACTCGACGAGTCCGAGGTGCGGCGCGTTTGCGCGGAGCTGGGCGCCCGCAACGTCGCGGCCGTAGCCGTCTGCCTGCTGCACTCCTACGCAAACGACGTGCACGAGCGTTTGCTCGCGCAGGCTATCTCCGCGGCGCTCCCGGCGGCGCGCGTCATGTACTCCTCGCAGATCGATCCGCAGTACCGCGAGTACGAACGCTTCTCGACAACCGTCGTCAATGCGGTGCTCGCGCCGATCGTCGAGGCGTATCTCGAACGGCTTGCACGGGATTTGCGGCGTCGGGGAGTGAGCACGACCCTCTTAGTCATGCGCAGCGACGGCGGGTTGGCAACGGCGCAGCGGATTCGCTCGCTCCCCGCGGCGATCATCGAGAGCGGGCCGGCCGGCGGCGTTATCGCAACGGCCGCACTGGGAAAACAGATCGGCGATGCCCGCCTGCTCTCGTTCGACATGGGCGGTACGACAGCGAAGGCGGGTGCAGTCGTCGACGGCGTCGTGCAGGTTGCCGGCGAATTTGAAGCTGCCGGCGCAACCCACAGCGGCCGCGCCGTAAAGGGCAGCGGTTATCCGGTTCGATTTCCTTTCGTCGACCTCGCCGAGGTGAGCGCCGGCGGTGGGACTATCGCCTGGCGCGATGCGCCCGGCGTGCTGCACGTCGGTCCGCTTTCTGCCGGCGCCGACCCAGGACCGGCGTGCTACGGCCGCTCGGACCGTGCGACGGTCACCGATGCGAACGTCGTGCTTGGGCGGCTCAACCCCAGCGCGCTGCTGGGCGGCGCCTTTCCGATCGATGCGGCGCGCGCTCGCGCGGCGATCGAGAGCGTCGCAGAACCGGCCGGCCTGAGCGTCGAAGCGATGGCGCTCGGCATCGTCGCAATCGTCGACCACGCGATGGCGAAGGTCTTGCGGATCGTTACCGTCGAGCGCGGGATCGATCCCCGCGGCTTTACGCTGTGCGCATTCGGCGGCGGCGGCCCGCTGCACGCGTGCGCGTTGGCCGAAGAGCTCGGAATCGCGCGCGTTGTCGTGCCCGCGCATCCCGGGCTCTTCTCTGCCATCGGACTGCTCGACGCGATGCTCGTCGAGACGGAGCTGCACCCGGTCTTGCAGACGACCGCGCAGATGGATCATCGGGCTGTCGAGAGGTGGTTCGCGCGAAGCGAATCGCGCGCCGCGCAAGCGCTCGCCGTACAAGGAGCTCGCCCGGAGAACATCGCTTTCCGCCGGCAGTACGACGCCCGCTATCAAGGCCAGAGTTTTGAGCTGACGATCGAGCACGACGCCTCTCCGGAAGCGATCGCAGCGCGCTTTCACGACGCTCATCGCGCCCGTTACGGCTACGACGTCAGAAGCGAATCGGTCGAACTCGTGAATGCGAAGCTGACCGGCGTCGGAAGCCTGCCCTTCGTGCGGGATTTCGATGCCGGGCCCCAGGCGCGCGGTGGCGATCGTGACGGAGCAGCCGCGCGCAAGGTCTACGTCGCCGGCGGCTTCGTCGATGTTCCCGTTCTGCAGCGCGCGTTGCTCGCGGACGGCCGGCGCGTCGACGGCCCGGCGATCGTCGAAGACTACGACAGTACGACGTACGTGCCGCCGGAATGGTCGCTCGCCGTCGACGGAGAGATGCTGCGGCTCGAGAGGCAGGTCGCATGA
- a CDS encoding hydantoinase B/oxoprolinase family protein, which translates to MIDPITVEIVKGALVYAGEEMGITVRNSAYSPNIKERLDHSCALFDCFGRLIAQAEHIPVHLGSLPWGLKRVLERIDGEFGGVREGEMWVANDPYLTGTHLNDITVLRPIFDQGILAGYAANKAHHADVGGAVPGSMPADAADLFAEGVVLPPLRLMRDGRILEETIGLLRANSRTPHARSGDLRAQIAGNIVGERRLLELCVRYGRDTFEEAVERALDESELAMRAALRAIGDGVFCASDYLEDRDGTPNIRIVLRLELRDGRASFDYDGTSAQVDAPLNAVFGVTLSGVHYALRAVTDPTIPMNEGCFRPIEVHAPAGTLLNPRRPAPVSGGNVETSTRNADVVLQALAQAAPLRVGACSGGTMSNVMLGGLRSDGRSWSFYETNGCGMGARPNDDGIDAIQCHMTNTLNTPIEALEREFPMRVVRYEIAEGTAGSGRYRGGNGLVRALELIEGSAQATLLADRHTLAPPGAAGGGPGACGRHELEREGSTTPLPAKTSFAFRCGDVLTIQTPGGGGYGSEGNAGQRPSGALETEARRAEKIDDANRAAPG; encoded by the coding sequence ATGATCGACCCGATCACCGTTGAGATCGTCAAAGGCGCGCTCGTCTACGCGGGTGAGGAGATGGGCATCACCGTTCGCAACAGCGCCTACTCACCGAACATCAAAGAGCGTCTCGATCATTCCTGTGCGCTATTCGACTGCTTCGGGCGCCTGATCGCGCAAGCCGAACACATCCCGGTGCACCTCGGCTCGCTGCCGTGGGGATTGAAGCGGGTACTCGAGCGCATCGACGGAGAGTTCGGCGGCGTACGCGAAGGTGAGATGTGGGTGGCCAACGACCCGTACCTGACCGGCACGCACCTCAACGACATAACCGTACTGCGTCCGATCTTCGACCAGGGAATCCTTGCCGGCTACGCCGCCAACAAAGCGCATCACGCCGACGTCGGCGGCGCCGTGCCGGGCTCGATGCCCGCCGATGCTGCGGATCTCTTCGCCGAAGGCGTCGTCCTTCCGCCGCTGCGCCTCATGCGTGACGGCCGGATCCTCGAAGAAACCATCGGTCTTCTTCGCGCAAACTCGCGAACGCCGCACGCGCGCAGCGGCGATCTGCGCGCGCAAATCGCGGGCAATATCGTCGGCGAGCGCCGTCTGCTCGAGCTCTGCGTGCGTTACGGCCGCGATACGTTCGAGGAGGCCGTGGAGCGCGCCCTCGACGAAAGCGAGCTCGCGATGCGAGCGGCTCTGCGAGCGATCGGTGATGGCGTTTTCTGCGCATCGGACTATCTCGAGGATCGCGACGGCACCCCGAACATCCGGATCGTACTGCGGCTCGAACTGCGCGACGGTCGAGCGAGCTTCGACTACGACGGCACCTCCGCGCAGGTCGACGCTCCCCTCAACGCCGTCTTCGGCGTGACGCTCTCCGGCGTGCATTATGCCTTGCGCGCCGTCACCGATCCGACGATCCCGATGAACGAGGGCTGTTTTCGCCCGATCGAAGTGCACGCCCCCGCAGGGACGCTGCTCAATCCGCGCCGGCCGGCACCAGTCTCCGGCGGCAACGTCGAGACGAGCACCCGTAACGCGGATGTCGTGCTGCAGGCGCTGGCGCAGGCGGCGCCGCTGCGAGTCGGAGCCTGCAGCGGCGGTACGATGAGCAACGTGATGCTCGGCGGCCTGCGTAGCGACGGCCGCTCCTGGTCCTTTTATGAAACCAACGGCTGCGGCATGGGCGCGCGTCCGAACGACGACGGCATCGACGCGATCCAATGCCATATGACCAATACGCTCAACACTCCGATCGAGGCGCTCGAGCGCGAGTTTCCGATGCGCGTCGTTCGCTACGAGATCGCCGAAGGGACGGCGGGCTCCGGACGCTATCGCGGCGGCAACGGCCTCGTTCGCGCGCTCGAACTCATCGAAGGATCCGCGCAGGCAACGCTGCTCGCCGATCGCCACACGCTCGCGCCCCCGGGTGCAGCCGGCGGCGGGCCGGGCGCATGCGGGCGGCACGAACTGGAGCGGGAGGGAAGCACCACGCCGCTGCCGGCGAAAACGAGTTTCGCTTTTCGCTGCGGCGACGTCCTGACGATTCAGACGCCCGGCGGCGGGGGCTACGGCTCAGAAGGGAACGCCGGGCAGCGCCCCAGCGGGGCGCTCGAGACCGAAGCGCGCCGCGCAGAGAAGATCGACGACGCGAATCGCGCTGCGCCGGGGTGA
- a CDS encoding glycosyltransferase family 2 protein — translation MHPQLSIVIPVYDNWWLTARCLRELDRLRKRGTVSFETIVVDNASRDETPQAIGDFPWVRYVRHEENRNFAGACNAGVRAAGAPLTLLLNNDAYPVGDALTPIVRAFEAAEVSVAGGALFFEDFATQAAGLVVLPNAHWHYYCRNLSAVPDAARPRDALGVSGAAMAVRTRWFLESGGFDESYVNGFEDVDLCMRARAQERAIAYVPEARFVHYEAASAGRFDREAANERLFYDRWGTAMSALPRTARGEVGAIAIRRGAADPLLHAALCDLENALRAFGHPIVHERVALWQRLDRRFRKSAALAWFCDAATVPAVEITGAQSSVATIRTRGAIEIDVPWLPCAAQDRVASCRIRPSEDPSCTAVAIAGSVPPAIERDLGSRAVRVTAAMLLGDAPRVDVACVIHGSWTDAAAFGNVLLAQAGVPAVALDSPQVRAIIAADTALFAEAERVGEAIARFTGDLESRHRYGRAIAADSRRRFSPRRSAIRVVDLLCAARFGLERPAGALPGVPF, via the coding sequence GTGCACCCGCAGCTCAGTATCGTCATTCCCGTTTACGATAATTGGTGGCTTACGGCGCGGTGCCTGAGAGAACTGGATCGCCTGCGCAAGCGGGGTACGGTCAGCTTCGAGACGATCGTCGTCGACAACGCATCGCGCGATGAGACCCCACAGGCAATCGGCGACTTTCCCTGGGTTCGATACGTGCGCCACGAGGAGAACCGCAACTTCGCCGGCGCGTGCAATGCGGGTGTGCGGGCCGCCGGCGCCCCGCTGACGCTTTTGCTCAACAACGACGCCTACCCGGTCGGAGACGCGCTAACCCCGATCGTTCGCGCTTTCGAAGCAGCGGAGGTGAGCGTCGCCGGCGGCGCACTTTTTTTTGAAGACTTTGCGACGCAGGCGGCCGGGCTCGTCGTGCTGCCGAACGCGCACTGGCACTACTACTGCCGGAACCTCTCTGCAGTACCCGATGCGGCACGGCCGCGCGATGCGCTCGGCGTATCGGGTGCGGCAATGGCCGTGCGCACGCGGTGGTTTCTCGAGAGCGGCGGATTCGACGAATCCTACGTCAACGGATTCGAGGACGTCGACCTTTGCATGCGTGCACGCGCCCAAGAACGCGCGATCGCCTACGTGCCGGAGGCTCGCTTCGTTCATTACGAGGCCGCGTCGGCCGGCCGCTTCGACCGCGAGGCCGCAAACGAGCGGCTCTTCTACGATCGTTGGGGGACCGCGATGAGCGCGCTTCCGCGAACCGCTCGCGGAGAAGTCGGCGCGATCGCGATACGCCGCGGTGCCGCGGATCCGCTGCTGCACGCAGCGCTGTGCGATCTTGAGAACGCGCTTCGCGCGTTTGGCCACCCGATCGTGCACGAAAGGGTCGCTCTGTGGCAGCGCCTCGATCGTCGCTTTCGAAAGTCGGCGGCGCTCGCGTGGTTTTGCGACGCCGCGACGGTGCCCGCCGTCGAGATTACGGGCGCGCAGAGCTCGGTCGCGACGATCCGCACGCGCGGCGCAATCGAGATCGACGTACCGTGGCTGCCGTGCGCGGCGCAGGATCGGGTTGCGTCGTGCCGCATCCGGCCTTCGGAGGATCCATCGTGCACGGCGGTGGCGATTGCCGGAAGCGTTCCGCCCGCCATTGAGCGCGACCTCGGATCACGCGCGGTACGCGTAACGGCGGCGATGCTGCTCGGCGATGCGCCGCGGGTCGACGTGGCCTGCGTCATCCACGGCAGCTGGACCGATGCCGCTGCATTCGGAAACGTCCTGCTCGCACAGGCTGGGGTTCCCGCGGTTGCGTTGGACTCCCCGCAAGTGCGCGCCATTATTGCCGCCGATACGGCACTCTTCGCAGAGGCTGAGCGGGTAGGTGAAGCGATTGCACGCTTCACCGGTGATCTCGAATCGAGACACAGGTACGGGCGTGCGATCGCCGCCGACTCGCGCCGGCGCTTCTCACCCCGGCGCAGCGCGATTCGCGTCGTCGATCTTCTCTGCGCGGCGCGCTTCGGTCTCGAGCGCCCCGCTGGGGCGCTGCCCGGCGTTCCCTTCTGA
- a CDS encoding sugar porter family MFS transporter: protein MRPYVLLVASIAALGGLLFGYDTGVISGAILFITKDFVLDTRLQAFTISVVLIGCIAGSAVAGTVADRVGRRPTLFGAGVIFLLGALISALTPSENVLLLGRFVVGIGIGFSSVVAPLYISEVAPAKTRGALVSLYQFAITIGILGAYLVDYALAGHAQWRGMLGVAVVPSAILMAGMIWMPESPRYLFKIGREALARAELTHIYEDPTESSREEASIVESLRIKGAGFRALFARGTRLALVVGISLAVLQQITGINTVIYYGPRIFEMAGVATAAGSILAQTAVGTVNCLMTLVAIFFVDRLGRKPLLYVGLAGMFVALSAMALAFSQSHLSSSLGAIALSSMMVYVGCYAFSLGPIVWLLLSEIFPLPVRGLGMSLSTLSNWIGNFLVSQFFLTMVEQLGISATFWVYAGICVLTVIFVATMVPETKQELLEQVRVRPV, encoded by the coding sequence ATGAGGCCGTACGTGCTGCTCGTCGCTTCGATCGCAGCCTTGGGAGGATTGCTCTTCGGGTACGACACCGGCGTCATCTCCGGCGCGATCCTCTTCATCACCAAGGATTTCGTGCTCGACACGCGCCTGCAGGCCTTCACGATCAGCGTTGTTTTGATCGGATGCATCGCGGGATCGGCGGTGGCGGGGACGGTGGCCGATCGCGTCGGACGCCGTCCGACGCTCTTCGGCGCAGGGGTCATCTTCTTGCTCGGTGCGTTGATTTCGGCGCTGACGCCGAGCGAGAACGTTCTGCTCTTGGGACGCTTCGTCGTAGGCATCGGCATCGGTTTCAGCTCGGTCGTGGCCCCGCTGTATATCTCGGAAGTTGCGCCCGCGAAGACACGGGGCGCGTTGGTCTCGCTCTACCAGTTTGCGATTACGATCGGCATCCTGGGCGCATATCTTGTCGATTACGCGCTTGCCGGACACGCTCAATGGCGCGGAATGTTGGGCGTCGCGGTCGTGCCATCGGCCATCTTAATGGCGGGAATGATCTGGATGCCCGAGAGCCCGCGGTACCTCTTCAAGATCGGACGCGAGGCGCTGGCGCGCGCCGAACTGACGCACATCTACGAAGATCCGACAGAGAGTTCGCGCGAGGAGGCCTCGATTGTCGAAAGCCTCCGGATCAAAGGAGCCGGCTTCCGCGCGCTCTTCGCCCGCGGGACCCGGCTCGCGCTCGTCGTCGGGATATCGCTTGCAGTCCTGCAGCAGATTACCGGCATCAACACGGTGATCTACTACGGCCCGCGGATCTTCGAGATGGCGGGAGTCGCTACGGCGGCCGGCTCGATCCTCGCGCAAACGGCCGTCGGCACGGTCAACTGTCTCATGACGCTGGTCGCGATCTTCTTCGTCGACCGGCTCGGGCGTAAACCGCTGCTCTACGTCGGCCTCGCCGGCATGTTCGTCGCGTTATCGGCGATGGCGCTGGCGTTCTCGCAGTCGCACCTTTCGTCGTCGCTCGGAGCGATTGCCTTGAGCAGCATGATGGTCTACGTCGGGTGCTACGCCTTTAGCCTAGGTCCCATTGTCTGGCTGCTGCTCTCCGAGATCTTTCCCCTTCCGGTTCGCGGGCTCGGGATGTCGCTCTCGACGTTGTCGAACTGGATTGGAAACTTCTTGGTCTCGCAGTTCTTCTTGACGATGGTCGAGCAACTCGGAATCTCCGCGACGTTCTGGGTTTACGCCGGAATCTGCGTTCTAACCGTGATCTTCGTTGCTACGATGGTCCCGGAGACGAAGCAGGAGCTGCTCGAACAGGTGCGTGTCAGGCCGGTATAA